DNA sequence from the bacterium genome:
GCATATCCCGCCAGTTGGCCCGGCGTTATGCCTCATCCGGATGGATTCAGTCCATAGGCTGCGGGGCCTTTATACGTACCGGTGACGCCGTGAGCTGGCTCGGTGGTTTTTACGCACTCCAGTCTCAACTGAAACTCAGCGTTTACGTAGGCGGCGATACGGCACTATCACTGAACGGCCTGGGACATTATTTGCCAATGGGAGAAGAATCGATGGTTCATCTGTTCAGTGAACGCCGGGAGCGACTGCCCGCCTGGTTCAAGAAACACGCATGGGGTGTGAAGATCCAATATCACCGACCGAGCCTTTTTAAATCAACCGACCAGGTTGGGTATATGGAGGTCGAGCGCGGTGAGTTCTCCCTTCGGATCTCCTCGCCGGAACGTGCGATTCTGGAGATCCTCCATCTGGCAACCACCAACGATGCCATCACGCATGCAGTTGAACTCATGAGCGGCTTAAGCACACTGCGCCCGCAAGTGTTGCAACCCCTGCTCGAGGGGTGCAGTTCAGTCAAAGTTAAACGTATCTTCCTCTGGGCGGCG
Encoded proteins:
- a CDS encoding type IV toxin-antitoxin system AbiEi family antitoxin — encoded protein: MESKINNLLLKWPKGTVATAPWLRELGISRQLARRYASSGWIQSIGCGAFIRTGDAVSWLGGFYALQSQLKLSVYVGGDTALSLNGLGHYLPMGEESMVHLFSERRERLPAWFKKHAWGVKIQYHRPSLFKSTDQVGYMEVERGEFSLRISSPERAILEILHLATTNDAITHAVELMSGLSTLRPQVLQPLLEGCSSVKVKRIFLWAAESAGHEWFSRLTPERLDLGKGNRSLYRGGQFNSKYRITVPKEEEAAHV